In one window of Gemmatimonadaceae bacterium DNA:
- the uvrC gene encoding excinuclease ABC subunit UvrC has translation MQPLPDLVASKVPHLPESPGVYLWKGRDGTILYVGKAAKLRSRVRSYFANDPGTSLKTTYLVRQIADVDTIVVPSEAHALILEANLIKEHRPRFNIALKDDKSYPYIKVTSQEPFPRVFVTRRVTNDGAKYFGPYTDVGAMRRALNVVKRIFTVRSCSYDMPAEMPERPCLDYYIKRCKAPCILAQSQQEYRQMIDEVLLFLGGRASEVVRRVRARMDEAAERMDFERAAELRDVLHHLERMEEPTVVLRVEGGDRDVVGYARDGDDACVTMLRIREGKLLAREHRYLENIEGEPDPTVLSAYLAGSYPAMPERARELLLPFDFDDRELLQQSVPDAKMSVPQRGPRRELVDLAEQNARHLLEELKLSSLESEERAGEPVYDLQRELGLERLPRTLVCFDISTTQGTDTVGSAVWFENGRPKRGEYRKFRVKTVEGSDDFASMREVVTRYFNRRMADEKPSPELVVIDGGRGQLSAAHEAMESLGLGDRPLISLAKKEEEVYVWGRTDPVRISRRSPALRLLQQARDEAHRFAVTYNRKRRSMRTVTSELLQIPGVGPMKRRQLIQSFGSLEGVRQATPEQIAQLPGWTVATAGKLLAQLGGSTETTS, from the coding sequence GTGCAACCCCTCCCCGACCTCGTCGCATCGAAAGTCCCGCATCTCCCCGAATCCCCGGGCGTGTACCTGTGGAAGGGGCGGGACGGGACCATTCTGTACGTCGGCAAGGCGGCGAAGCTCCGTTCGCGCGTGCGCAGCTACTTCGCCAACGATCCGGGCACGAGCCTCAAGACGACGTATCTCGTGCGGCAGATCGCAGACGTCGACACGATCGTGGTGCCGAGCGAGGCGCACGCGCTGATCCTCGAGGCGAACCTGATCAAGGAGCACCGCCCGCGGTTCAACATCGCGCTGAAGGACGACAAGTCGTACCCGTACATCAAGGTGACGTCGCAGGAGCCGTTCCCGCGCGTGTTTGTCACGCGGCGGGTCACCAACGACGGCGCGAAGTACTTCGGGCCGTACACCGACGTCGGCGCCATGCGGCGCGCGCTGAACGTGGTCAAGCGGATCTTCACCGTGCGGTCGTGCAGCTACGACATGCCGGCGGAGATGCCCGAGCGGCCGTGTCTCGACTACTACATCAAGCGGTGCAAGGCCCCCTGCATCCTCGCCCAGTCGCAGCAGGAGTACCGGCAGATGATCGACGAGGTGCTGCTCTTCCTCGGCGGGCGCGCGAGCGAGGTCGTGCGGCGCGTGCGCGCGCGGATGGACGAGGCGGCGGAGAGGATGGACTTCGAGCGCGCCGCCGAGCTGCGCGACGTGTTGCACCATCTCGAGCGAATGGAGGAGCCCACGGTCGTGCTGCGCGTGGAAGGCGGGGATCGTGACGTAGTGGGCTACGCGCGCGACGGGGACGACGCCTGCGTGACGATGCTGCGCATCAGGGAAGGGAAGCTGCTCGCGCGCGAGCACCGGTATCTGGAGAACATCGAGGGCGAGCCGGATCCTACGGTGCTCTCGGCGTATCTCGCGGGCAGCTATCCCGCGATGCCGGAGCGCGCGCGCGAGCTGCTGCTGCCTTTCGACTTCGACGACCGCGAGCTGCTGCAGCAGTCGGTGCCGGACGCGAAGATGAGCGTGCCGCAGCGCGGGCCCCGGCGCGAGCTGGTCGATCTCGCCGAGCAGAACGCGCGGCACCTGCTGGAGGAGCTGAAGCTGTCGTCGCTGGAGTCGGAGGAGCGCGCGGGCGAGCCGGTGTACGATCTCCAGCGCGAGCTGGGACTGGAGCGCCTGCCGCGCACGCTGGTGTGCTTCGACATCTCGACCACGCAGGGGACCGACACTGTCGGCTCAGCGGTCTGGTTCGAGAACGGGCGGCCGAAGCGCGGCGAGTACCGCAAGTTCCGCGTGAAGACGGTGGAGGGAAGCGACGACTTCGCGTCGATGCGCGAGGTGGTCACGCGCTACTTCAACCGCAGGATGGCCGACGAGAAGCCGAGCCCGGAGCTGGTGGTGATCGACGGCGGCCGCGGGCAGCTGTCCGCGGCGCACGAGGCGATGGAGTCGCTCGGGCTCGGCGACAGGCCGCTGATCAGCCTCGCGAAGAAGGAGGAAGAGGTGTACGTGTGGGGGAGGACCGATCCGGTGCGGATCTCCCGGCGATCGCCCGCCTTACGCTTGCTGCAACAGGCGCGCGACGAGGCGCACCGGTTCGCCGTGACCTACAACCGGAAACGACGCTCGATGCGCACCGTGACTTCGGAACTCCTCCAGATCCCCGGCGTCGGGCCGATGAAGAGGCGACAGCTGATCCAATCGTTCGGCAGCCTCGAAGGTGTCCGCCAGGCCACGCCCGAGCAGATAGCGCAGCTTCCGGGCTGGACGGTCGCCACCGCGGGAAAGCTGCTCGCCCAACTGGGAGGCTCCACCGAAACGACCTCGTAG
- a CDS encoding DUF5674 family protein: MPPPRIVRTPLTRAEVTSIAVEQFGDMVKAVVDVERRIMALGGELHSDEEALLLDDGSSQKHLWGINLYPGSSDEDWIEYDSMINVRPSQGNRSRGVEDAELRHAIRRIVTELVK, from the coding sequence ATGCCGCCGCCCCGCATTGTGAGAACGCCGCTGACACGGGCGGAGGTCACATCGATCGCCGTCGAGCAGTTCGGCGACATGGTGAAAGCCGTGGTCGACGTCGAACGGCGTATCATGGCTCTGGGCGGCGAGCTGCACTCGGATGAAGAGGCGCTGTTGTTGGACGACGGATCTTCCCAAAAACACCTCTGGGGAATCAACCTCTATCCCGGGTCGAGCGACGAGGACTGGATCGAGTACGATTCCATGATCAACGTCAGACCATCCCAGGGCAATCGCTCGCGCGGAGTGGAAGACGCGGAACTACGCCACGCTATCAGGCGAATCGTGACCGAGCTCGTGAAATAG